The genomic window GACGGGCGGGACCGCGACGCCGGGGGCGGCCCCCGCCGCGCCCGCGCCCGCCGAAGCCACCGGGGGGCCTGTCGCCGAGAAGCCGATTGGTCAATAGCTCGGTGGCCGGGGCGGCATGGCGGTGAACGTGAGTCAGCGCGAGCCGTGGCGCACGCTGCTGCATCGGGGCCTAGAGGCCGCCGCCGACGCCTCGGACCTGGTTGGCCGCAAGATTCGTGCCGCCGCTGATCCGCGCGCGCGGCTGCTGCGCCGGCGTCGGCGCGCGCTGCGCTGGGGCTTGTTGTCGGCCGCGGTGTGTGTGTTCTGGGCGGCGGTCACCGCGTTGCTGGCGGCCTGGGGCTGGTTCGCGTTGCTGCTGGAGATCACCGGCGCGATCGCGGTCGTGATGGCCATCCCGGCGACGCTGCTGCTGTTTCGCTATCGGTCGCTGCGAGCCGAGCCGCTGCCACCGCAGCGACCGGCCAACGGCCGCCGGCTGCCGCCGCCCGGTTCGGCCGCGCGTCCGGCGATGTATGCCCTGGGCGCCTCCGAGCGGGGCTTCTTCTCGCTGCTCGGCGTCATCGAGCGCGGGGCCATGCTGCCGCCGGCCGAGATCGGCGATCTGACCGCCGCGGCGCAGCGGACTTCGGCGGCGATGGCCGCCAACGCCGCCGAGGTGGTGTCGATGGAGCGCGCGGCGCACGCCGCGGAGTCCTCGCGCGCGTACCTGGTCCCCACGATCAACGCGCTCACCTCGCAGCTGAGTGCCGGCGTCCGGCAGTACAACGAAATGGTCACTGCCGCAGCGCAATTGGTTTCCTCGGCGAACGGCAACGGCGATGCGGGGCTGGTGGCCGCGCATCAGCGCTATCGCGCCGAGCTGGTGCAGGCCACCGATCGGCTGATCGGCTGGGCGCAGGCGTTCGACGAACTCGGCGGGTTGCCGCGCGGTTAGCGACCCGGCGGGCGCGGCCGGCGCCGTGGTGTCAGAACGACGGCTTCAGCGACGGCAGCACCAGCGCCACCAGCCCACGGGCGGTCGCCTTGAGCATGTCGTAGAAGTCGAAATAGTCGCGCCACAACGTGATTCGACCGTTGTGCACTTCGAAGACGCCGCAGACCCAAAACTGCAGCCGCAGCGGGCCGAAGATCAGCGCATCGCTGCGCTCGGTGAGTACCGCGGCGCCGTCGGCGGCGATGCGGTGGATCTTCACCTCGAATGCGGCGCGGCCCTCCATCTGACGGAACAGCTTGATGGCGCGGGCGCGGCCACGAATCGTCGGCAGCCCGACGTTCTCGTAGACGAGGTCGTCGTCCAGTGCGGCGTCCGCGGCGTCGTAGTCGCCGTCCTGCAGGGCGTTCAGGAAACCCTCGACGACGCGCGTGTTCCCCACGGTGGCCCCAGTCAGTTCGGTCATGGGTGCCAGCGTAGGCGAGCCCGCCGGCCCGGGGCTATGGCAAGGTAGCCGGATGCGCGTCGCGGTGATCGCCGGGCCGGATCCCGGGCACTCGTTTCCCGCGATCGCGCTGTGCCAACGCTTTCGGACTGCCGGCGACGCGCCGACCCTGTTCACCGGCACCGAATGGCTCGACACGGCCCGGGCTGCCGGCATCGATGCCGTGGAACTCGACGGGCTGGCCGCCACCGACGAGGACCGCGACGCCGGGGCCCGGATTCACCGCCGGGCCGCGCGGATGGCCGTGCTCAACGTGCCGGCGCTGCGCGACCTCGCGCCCGAGTTGGTGGTCTCCGACGTCATCACCGCGGGCGGCGGTATGGCCGCCGAGCTGCTGGGGATCCCATGGATCGAGCTGACCCCGTCTCCGCTGTACCTGCCGTCCAAGGGGCTGCCGCCGATCGGCAGCGGCCTGGCGCCGGGCACCGGAATCGGCGGTCGGCTGCGCGATGCCGCGATGCGGGCGATGACCGCCCGCTCCTGGCGCGCCGGGCTGCGCCAGCGATCCGACGCCCGCGTGGCGATCGGGCTGCCGGCCCGCGACCCCGGCCCGTTGCGGCGGCTGATCGCCACGCTGCCCGCGCTGGAGGTCCCGCGCCCGGACTGGCCGGCCGAGGCCGTCGTGGTGGGCCCGCTGCATTTCGAGCCGACGAATCGGGTGCTGGACATTCCCGCCGGCTCCGGGCCGGTCGTGGTGATCGCGCCCTCGACCGCGCTGATCGGGACGCAGGATCTCGCCGAGGTCGCGCTGCGGTGCCTGACGCCGGGGGAGACGTTGCCCGCGGGGGCGCGGGTGGTGGTGTCGCGCCTGGGCGGGGCGGAGCTGAGCGTACCGCCCTGGGCGGTGGTCGGGCTGGGTCGCCAGGACGACCTGTTGGCGCACGCCGACGTGGCGATCTGCGGCGGCGGCCACGGCATGGTGGCCAAGTCGCTGCTGGCCGGGGTGCCGTTGGTCGTGGTTCCCGGTGGCGGCGACCAGTGGGAGATCGCCAATCGGGTGGCGCGCCAGGGCAGCGGGCGGTTGATCCGCCCGTTGACCGCCGACGCGTTGGTGGCCGCGGTCAACGACGTGCTGTCGACGCCCGGCTACGGGCTGGCGGCGCGGGCGGCCGCCGCCGGCAGCGTCGGCGTCGCCGACCCGGTGTGGGTGTGCCATGAAGCGCTCGCCCTGGCGGGCTAGCGGCTCGGTATCTTGGCTGGCGTGCGGCTGACGGAGTTCAACGAGCGGGTGGTGTTGCGCTTCGGCGCGGCTTACGGCGCATCGGTGTTGGTCGATCACGTGCTCAGCGGCTTCGGCGGCCGGACCGCGGCCGAGGCGATCGAGGCGGGCGTCGAACCCCGCGACGTCTGGCGGGCGTTGTGCGCCGACTTCGACGTGCCCCGCGACCAATGGTGAGCGGCTGTCCCGTCGGCCCGGGTGCTCACCGCCGGCTCGACCGCGGCGCCCGGCGGAACACGCAGTCGCCGCAGACGGATCGCCCGGGCAGGCGATAGAACAGGCAGCAGCTCTCGCGCGCGAAGCCCAGGTGTGAGTCGGTCAGCACGCCGGACCCGGCCAGCACGCCGGTCTCCAGCAGGGAGTCGGTCATCTCGACGATGCGGGCGCGCAGGTCGGGCCGCGCCGCCAGCAGCGCTCGCGACGCGCCGACGAGCGCGGAGGCGATGTTGCCCGCCAGCAGGGCCGGCGCCAGCTTGACCCGCAGCCCGTCGGCGAACGGCCGCATGTGTTGGTGCACCACGATCCGGTACAACGACCTCGCCGAGACCTCGGCATCGGGCGCTGCGACGGGTTCGGGCATGCGCAGCTGGGCCCCGTCGTCGGCGCGTTGCAGGTCGCGCAGGTCGGGGACGACGCCGTGGGCCAGGGCGCACGCCAGCACCGGCGACCAGAGCCGGCTGGCATGGCCGAGATGAACCAGCGAGGCGCCGATCCGCAGGTCCGTCGTGTGATAGCGCCTGGCGGTGGCGTCGATCAGATCGGCGAAGCCGTCGGCGTAGTCCTGGCGGACCGGGTGCCACCCCGTCGCGCCGCAACCGTTCACGGTCAACGCGAAAAAGCCTTTGTAGGAAGAGATTTCGGCTAGTTCGCCGGAAATTTCCATGCTGGCGCGACCACCCCTCTCCGGGGAAATCCGCCCCGGTGTCGATTGAGGAGGCGCCGACGGTGAGTATCTGGCTCTCGGGATGTGACCGATCACAGTGGCGGGACCGCACCGGATTCGCACCGGTTTCCTCGGCTCTTGCGGGCCCGTCGACGCCTTTTCGATAGCCGATATTGCCACACGCCCGCCGTGCGGCGTGTCGAACGTAAATCGAACAGGTGTTCGTCTACTGTGTTGATCACTCGAGGAGTGACGACTTGTCGGTAGCCAGCTCTAGTGTCACGGCCAACCGACCGATACCGGTCAGCGCAACACCGACTACAGGAGAGAACCATGGCGCAAGCCCCCGACCGTGAGAAGGCCCTCGAACTGGCGATGTCCCAGATCGAGAAGAGTTACGGCAAAGGCTCGGTGATGCGTCTCGGCGACGAGACGCGGCAGCCGATCTCGATCATCCCGACTGGATCCATCGCACTGGACGTGGCCCTGGGCATCGGCGGCCTGCCTCGCGGCCGGGTCGTGGAGATCTACGGTCCGGAGTCCTCGGGTAAGACCACCGTCGCCCTGCACGCGGTGGCCAATGCCCAGGCGGCCGGCGGCGTCGCGGCCTTCATCGACGCCGAGCACGCCCTGGATCCCGATTACGCCAAGAAGCTCGGCGTCGACACCGATTCCCTGCTGGTCAGCCAGCCCGACACCGGTGAGCAGGCCCTCGAGATCGCCGACATGCTGATCCGCTCCGGCGCCCTGGACATCCTGGTCATCGACTCGGTGGCCGCACTGGTGCCGCGCGCGGAGCTCGAGGGCGAGATGGGGGACAGCCACGTCGGGCTGCAGGCCCGGCTGATGAGCCAGGCGCTGCGGAAAATGACCGGCGCGCTGAACAACTCGGGAACCACGGCGATCTTCATCAACCAGCTCCGGGAAAAGATCGGCGTGATGTTCGGCAGTCCCGAAACCACCACGGGTGGCAAGGCTTTGAAGTTCTACGCGTCGGTGCGCATGGATGTGCGCCGGATTGAGACGCTCAAGGACGGCACCGACGCGGTCGGCAACCGCACCCGGGTCAAGGTCGTCAAGAACAAGGTGGCGCCGCCGTTCAAGCAGGCCGAGTTCGACATCCTCTACGGCCGCGGCATCAGCCGGGAGGGCTCGTTGATCGACATGGGGGTGGATCAGGGCTTCATCCGTAAGGCCGGCTCCTGGTTCACCTACGAGGGCGAACAGCTCGGCCAGGGTAAGGAGAACGTCCGAAACTTCTTGGTGGAGAACGCCGACATCGCCAACGAGATCGAGAAGAAGATCAAGGAAAAGCTCGGCATTGGGGCCGTGGTGACCGATGACTTGTCCGATGACGGCGTCCTGCCAGCCCCCGTCGACTTCTGAGCCCTCCCGCGAAGAGCAGGCGCGGGCACTGTGCCTGCGCCTGCTCACCGCGAGGTCGCGCACCCGGGCCGAATTGCAGGGCCAGCTGACCAGACGCGGATATCCCGACGATGTCAGCGCCGCGGTACTCGACCGGCTGGCCGCCGTCGGGCTGGTAGATGACGCCGACTTCGCCGAGCAGTGGGTGCGATCCCGACGGGTCAAGGCGGGAAAAAGCCGGCGCGTGTTGGCCGCCGAGCTGCGCACCAAGGGCGTCGACCACGAGGTGATCAGCACCGCGCTGGCCGGGATCGATCCCGGCGCCGAGCGGGACCGGGCCGAGGAGCTGGTGCGGTCCAAGCTGAGGCGCGAGACCCTGAGCGACGATGACACGCGGATCAGCCGCCGGCTGGTCGGAATGCTGGCCCGCCGCGGCTACAGCCAGAACCTGGCATGCGAGGTCGTCTTCGCCGAACTGAGCGCCGAACGCGAACGCAGGCGCGTCTAGCTGGGGGTTGATCCCACAGGTCCCGGTCGCCGTACCATGGCCCCGTGACTTCGACAGTGGCGCCAGACGCCGGACCTGCGGCTGTGCCCGGTCCGGGATCGGTGCGCACCTATCAGGTCCGCACCTATGGCTGCCAGATGAACGTCCACGACTCCGAGCGGTTGGCCGGCCTGCTCGAGGCGGCCGGTTACACGCGCGCGCCCGACGGCTCGGATTTTGGAGACGCCGACGTCGTGGTCTTCAACACCTGCGCTGTCCGGGAAAACGCCGACAACAAGCTGTACGGCAACCTCAGCCACCTGGCTCCGCGCAAGCGGGACGATCCCGACATGCAGATCGCGGTCGGCGGCTGCCTGGCCCAAAAGGACCGGGAAGCCTTGCTGCGCAAGGCCCCGTGGGTCGACGTCGTCTTCGGTACGCACAACATCGGCTCGCTGCCCACGCTGCTCGACCGCGCCCGGCACAACAAGGTTGCCCAGGTCGAAATCGCCGAGGCGCTGCAGGAGTTCCCGTCGTCGCTGCCCAGCGCCCGCGAATCCGCCTATGCCGCATGGGTTTCGGTCTCCGTTGGCTGCAACAACAGCTGCACCTTCTGCATCGTGCCGTCGCTGCGCGGAAAGGAGGTCGATCGCAGCCCGTCCGACATCCTGGCCGAAGTCCGGTCTCTGGTCGACGACGGCGTGCTCGAGGTGACGCTGCTCGGCCAGAACGTCAACGCCTACGGCGTCTCGTTCGCCGATCCCGCGCTGCCCCGGGATCGCGGCGCCTTCGCCAAGCTGCTGCGGTCCTGCGGCGAAATCGACTCACTCGAGCGGGTGCGGTTCACCTCGCCGCACCCGGCCGAGTTCACCGACGACGTCATCGAGGCGATGGCGCAGACGCCGAATGTCTGCCCGGCCCTGCACATGCCGCTGCAGTCCGGTTCCGACCGGATGCTGCGGGCGATGCGGCGGTCCTATCGCGCCGAACGCTACCTGGGCATCATCGACCGGGTCCGGGCGGCGATGCCGCACGCGGCGATCACCACTGACCTCATCGTCGGCTTCCCCGGCGAGACCGAAGAGGATTTCGCGCAGACCCTCGACGTGGTCCGCCAGGCCCGGTTCGCCGCCGCATTCACCTTCCAGTACTCCAAGCGTCCCGGCACCCCGGCCGCAGAGCTCGACGGGCAGCTGCCGAAAGCCGTTGTACAGGAACGCTATCTGCGCCTGCTGGAGCTGCAGGAGCAGATCTCGCTGGACGGAAACCGCGCGCTGATCGGGCAGACCGTCGAGCTGCTGGTCGCTACCGGCGAGGGACGCAAGGACGCGCGCACCGCGCGCATGAGCGGGCGCGCCCGCGACGGCCGGCTGGTGCACTTCGCCGCCGACACGCCCGTGCGGCCCGGTGACATCATCACCACCGCGGTCACCGGGGCCGCGCCGCATCATCTGCTCGCCGACGCCGGAGTCCTGACCCACCGCCGCACCCGCGCCGGCGACGCGCACGCCGCCGGGCAGCGACCGCGCGGCGTCGGGCTGGGCATGCCCGGCATCGGGCCCGCCGCCGAACCCGCCGAATCCCTGGGATGTGCCCGATGAAGAAGGAACGCAACGAAATCGACGCGCTGCGCGCTGAGATCGAAGCCGCCGAACGCCGTGTCGCACGCGAAATCGATCCCGGCATCCGGGGATTCGTCGTTGCGATCCTGGTCTTCGTGCTGATCGGATCGTTCGTTCTGCCCCACACCGGTAGCGTGCGTGGCTGGGACGTGCTGTTCAGCAGCCACGGCGCCGGCGCCGCCGCGCTGGCCCTGCCGTCCCGCGTCTTCGCGTGGTTGGCGCTGGTGTTCGGCGTGGGTTTCTCGATGCTGGCCTTGACGACGCGACGCTGGTCGCTGGCGTGGATCGCGCTGGCGGGTTCGGCGCTGGCGAGCGTGACGGGCCTGCTGGCCGTGTGGTCACGCCAGACCGTGGCCGTCGGTCATCCCGGTCCCGGGGTGGGGTTGATCGTGGCGTGGATCGCGGTGATCCTGTTGACCTTTCACTGGGCCCGCGTCGTGTGGTCGCGCACCCTCGTGCAACTGGCGGCCGAGGAGGAGCGGCGCCGCGTCGCCATGCAGCAGCAGCACCGGACTTTGCTGGACACCCTGGGCGCCGACGGCAGCGACGGCACGGAAGCCCAGCCGCCGGCCGATCAACCCGACGGCCGCTAGCGCTTCAGCGCCTGAGCGGCGGCGTCCGCCCACTGCCGCCATTGCTGGGCATTGGCCTGTGCCTCTTCGGCCTCCTTGGTCCGGCCGGCCGCGGCCGCCTTGCGGGCCTGCTGCTCGAAGTGCTCGGCACGGGTCGCGAACTGTTCGGCCCGCGCCTGCGCCTCGGGATCCGCCCAATTGGCCTCGCCGGCGTCGCGCACCCGCTTCTCGACGGCCCGCAGCCGCCGCTCCAGCTCCGCCGACCGCTCCCGGGGCACCTTGCCGATCGCATCCCACTTGTCGGCGATCGAGCGCAGCGCCGCCCGGGCGGCCTCGTGATTGCTGGTGTCGATCTTCTCGGCCTCGGCCAGCAGCGCCTCCTTGGCGGTGGCGTTGGCCGCAAACTCGGCGTCCTTCTCGGCGGTCACCGCGTTGCGGGCGGTGAAAAACGTGTCCTGAGCGGCCTTGAACCGTCGCCACAGGGCGTCGTCGATCTCGCGGGACGTGCGTCCGGCACCCTTCCACTCGGTCAGCAGCCTGCGGAATTCGGCGCTGGTCGCGGCCCAGTCGGTCGAGTTGGACAATTCCTCGGCGCGCTCGCACAGCCGTTCCTTGGACTGCTTGACCGTGGAACGCTCGCGGTCCAGCTCGGCGAAGTGCGATCCGCGCCGCCGGTTGAACGATTCCCGGGCCGCCGAATAGCGCTTCCACAGCGCGTCGTCGACCTTGCGATCCAGACCGGAGATGGTCTTCCACTCGTCGAGAATCTCGCGCAGCCGATCGCCGGCCGTCTTCCACTGCGTGGCGTTCGCGGCCAGCTCCTCGGCCTCGGCGGCCAGCGCCTCCTTGCGCGCGGTCTGCGCGGCCCGCTGCTCGTCGCGACGGGAGCGGTCCGCGGCCACCGCGGCACCGGCCTGGTCGACCAGGCTCGTCAACCGGGCCGCGAGCGCGTCGATGTCGCCCAGCACCAACGCCGTCGGCAACGTTTCGGCCAGCGCCGACGCTTGGGCCCTGATCTTGCGGGCGTCACCGCTTCCCGAGGCTAGGCGCTCCTCCATCAGCGTGACTTCGGTGCTCAGGTCGTCGAACCGCCTGCCGAAGTGAGCGAATGCGGCTTCGGTGTCGCCGGCCTGCCACGAGCCGACGACGCGTTCGCCGGCCGAGCTGATCAGCCACACCGTGCCGTCGGGGTCGACACGACCGAACTGGTGGGGATTGCTGCGCGGTGCTGCCGGCACGGGTTGAGCACCGGGTCGCGCGCCCGGGCCCTGCGGCCGGGGACCGGGGCGGGGTCCCGGGCGTGGGACCGGCCTGGAAATCGGATCCTGTGACGACCCGGCCGGGTCGTCGTGGCCAGGTTCGTTGGCTGTCATGCGCTCGTCACCACTTGTTACACCCTTTCGCGCGTCGCTATCCCGCGCACCTGCCGCGCGCAGCGGCGCCCATACGGTCGGGAGGTGGGCCGCGGCTGCCCGCGATCGCCCACTGCTCCGCCACCGATTCCAACAGTATTCAAGCAGCTTGGTAAAGCCGGATGCGGAAACCTTGTCGTCGCCGTCCGGACAGCCGGATGTGAAAAGGTGGATACCGCCAGGTTGCCTGCTATCAATTGCCCTCGACAGCGTGGAGAAAACCGCACCTGGACCAGGCGGACGCGCTGAACCGCGGTCGGCCGGTTCATCTGGGAGCAGTCGGCGTTTGGGGCCGGGGCACTGACCGCGTCGATGCCGGCGGCGGCGGTGTCCCCGTTTCTGGTCGCGGCTTTGCTGACCGTCATCGTTCTCGGCGAGACGCTGAACGCGAGCCGGGCCGGGATGTCGCCCTGGGGGCGGCGGTCGTGGCGGTGACGGCGGCGACGATCGAGCTGGCGCGCGTCGACGCCGCGGCGACAGCCGAGCGGGTTGCGGGCCGGGGTGGCGG from Mycobacterium shigaense includes these protein-coding regions:
- the pspM gene encoding phage shock envelope stress response protein PspM, coding for MAVNVSQREPWRTLLHRGLEAAADASDLVGRKIRAAADPRARLLRRRRRALRWGLLSAAVCVFWAAVTALLAAWGWFALLLEITGAIAVVMAIPATLLLFRYRSLRAEPLPPQRPANGRRLPPPGSAARPAMYALGASERGFFSLLGVIERGAMLPPAEIGDLTAAAQRTSAAMAANAAEVVSMERAAHAAESSRAYLVPTINALTSQLSAGVRQYNEMVTAAAQLVSSANGNGDAGLVAAHQRYRAELVQATDRLIGWAQAFDELGGLPRG
- a CDS encoding limonene-1,2-epoxide hydrolase family protein; protein product: MTELTGATVGNTRVVEGFLNALQDGDYDAADAALDDDLVYENVGLPTIRGRARAIKLFRQMEGRAAFEVKIHRIAADGAAVLTERSDALIFGPLRLQFWVCGVFEVHNGRITLWRDYFDFYDMLKATARGLVALVLPSLKPSF
- a CDS encoding glycosyltransferase, giving the protein MRVAVIAGPDPGHSFPAIALCQRFRTAGDAPTLFTGTEWLDTARAAGIDAVELDGLAATDEDRDAGARIHRRAARMAVLNVPALRDLAPELVVSDVITAGGGMAAELLGIPWIELTPSPLYLPSKGLPPIGSGLAPGTGIGGRLRDAAMRAMTARSWRAGLRQRSDARVAIGLPARDPGPLRRLIATLPALEVPRPDWPAEAVVVGPLHFEPTNRVLDIPAGSGPVVVIAPSTALIGTQDLAEVALRCLTPGETLPAGARVVVSRLGGAELSVPPWAVVGLGRQDDLLAHADVAICGGGHGMVAKSLLAGVPLVVVPGGGDQWEIANRVARQGSGRLIRPLTADALVAAVNDVLSTPGYGLAARAAAAGSVGVADPVWVCHEALALAG
- a CDS encoding DUF3046 domain-containing protein, which translates into the protein MRLTEFNERVVLRFGAAYGASVLVDHVLSGFGGRTAAEAIEAGVEPRDVWRALCADFDVPRDQW
- a CDS encoding (2Fe-2S)-binding protein; the protein is MEISGELAEISSYKGFFALTVNGCGATGWHPVRQDYADGFADLIDATARRYHTTDLRIGASLVHLGHASRLWSPVLACALAHGVVPDLRDLQRADDGAQLRMPEPVAAPDAEVSARSLYRIVVHQHMRPFADGLRVKLAPALLAGNIASALVGASRALLAARPDLRARIVEMTDSLLETGVLAGSGVLTDSHLGFARESCCLFYRLPGRSVCGDCVFRRAPRSSRR
- the recA gene encoding recombinase RecA, with the translated sequence MAQAPDREKALELAMSQIEKSYGKGSVMRLGDETRQPISIIPTGSIALDVALGIGGLPRGRVVEIYGPESSGKTTVALHAVANAQAAGGVAAFIDAEHALDPDYAKKLGVDTDSLLVSQPDTGEQALEIADMLIRSGALDILVIDSVAALVPRAELEGEMGDSHVGLQARLMSQALRKMTGALNNSGTTAIFINQLREKIGVMFGSPETTTGGKALKFYASVRMDVRRIETLKDGTDAVGNRTRVKVVKNKVAPPFKQAEFDILYGRGISREGSLIDMGVDQGFIRKAGSWFTYEGEQLGQGKENVRNFLVENADIANEIEKKIKEKLGIGAVVTDDLSDDGVLPAPVDF
- the recX gene encoding recombination regulator RecX, with product MTASCQPPSTSEPSREEQARALCLRLLTARSRTRAELQGQLTRRGYPDDVSAAVLDRLAAVGLVDDADFAEQWVRSRRVKAGKSRRVLAAELRTKGVDHEVISTALAGIDPGAERDRAEELVRSKLRRETLSDDDTRISRRLVGMLARRGYSQNLACEVVFAELSAERERRRV
- the miaB gene encoding tRNA (N6-isopentenyl adenosine(37)-C2)-methylthiotransferase MiaB — its product is MTSTVAPDAGPAAVPGPGSVRTYQVRTYGCQMNVHDSERLAGLLEAAGYTRAPDGSDFGDADVVVFNTCAVRENADNKLYGNLSHLAPRKRDDPDMQIAVGGCLAQKDREALLRKAPWVDVVFGTHNIGSLPTLLDRARHNKVAQVEIAEALQEFPSSLPSARESAYAAWVSVSVGCNNSCTFCIVPSLRGKEVDRSPSDILAEVRSLVDDGVLEVTLLGQNVNAYGVSFADPALPRDRGAFAKLLRSCGEIDSLERVRFTSPHPAEFTDDVIEAMAQTPNVCPALHMPLQSGSDRMLRAMRRSYRAERYLGIIDRVRAAMPHAAITTDLIVGFPGETEEDFAQTLDVVRQARFAAAFTFQYSKRPGTPAAELDGQLPKAVVQERYLRLLELQEQISLDGNRALIGQTVELLVATGEGRKDARTARMSGRARDGRLVHFAADTPVRPGDIITTAVTGAAPHHLLADAGVLTHRRTRAGDAHAAGQRPRGVGLGMPGIGPAAEPAESLGCAR
- a CDS encoding Rv2732c family membrane protein; this translates as MCPMKKERNEIDALRAEIEAAERRVAREIDPGIRGFVVAILVFVLIGSFVLPHTGSVRGWDVLFSSHGAGAAALALPSRVFAWLALVFGVGFSMLALTTRRWSLAWIALAGSALASVTGLLAVWSRQTVAVGHPGPGVGLIVAWIAVILLTFHWARVVWSRTLVQLAAEEERRRVAMQQQHRTLLDTLGADGSDGTEAQPPADQPDGR
- a CDS encoding DUF349 domain-containing protein yields the protein MTANEPGHDDPAGSSQDPISRPVPRPGPRPGPRPQGPGARPGAQPVPAAPRSNPHQFGRVDPDGTVWLISSAGERVVGSWQAGDTEAAFAHFGRRFDDLSTEVTLMEERLASGSGDARKIRAQASALAETLPTALVLGDIDALAARLTSLVDQAGAAVAADRSRRDEQRAAQTARKEALAAEAEELAANATQWKTAGDRLREILDEWKTISGLDRKVDDALWKRYSAARESFNRRRGSHFAELDRERSTVKQSKERLCERAEELSNSTDWAATSAEFRRLLTEWKGAGRTSREIDDALWRRFKAAQDTFFTARNAVTAEKDAEFAANATAKEALLAEAEKIDTSNHEAARAALRSIADKWDAIGKVPRERSAELERRLRAVEKRVRDAGEANWADPEAQARAEQFATRAEHFEQQARKAAAAGRTKEAEEAQANAQQWRQWADAAAQALKR